AAATGTGTGAATTATGTATTCTGTAGGTGATAGCTACACCGAGTTAGcatattaatattaaaattttcaatctCTACTAGCTAGTGGAGTCGAGCATTCACGCAACCATGACCTGTATGGTATATGAGCCCATTTACATTATACACTAATCGTacaactaaaataaatttatatcaAGTTTTAGCTGGTCCATATGCAACAAAGAACACATTCTGAATGAGAGTCCTGAATAGAACTGTAGCCTAAACAATAGAGGTTCATTTATGCGTGAAATTAAATTCCAGTCCAAACTATAATGTTGGTATGGGGTAGCCTAAACAATAAATGTTCATTTGTGCACGAAATTAAATTCCAGTCcaaacgataaaaaaaaattttttcaaaaaaagtcTTAAGGATAACAAGTTCAATCGGGCCTAGGATATGTGCGAAAGAACCAACTATCGCTCAAAATACACATACAGAATCTCAAGTGCTCGCTCGGCTCAGGAGAGGGTGTTTCACTCATTGGCGTTCCCGGGCTCAGTATATAAGATGGTGCAATGTTTGTTCAGTAAGCGAGGTGGGACTAAAAGGAGAGCTTACTAGCTCAGTGGCTTCATCGTATGGGCCTCGAAACTCGGCAAGCGAAAGGGCCGCAGCCCATACGTGTGGTCTTCGGCTCTTCGCTGCTGCAGACGATTTTGAAATTGATTGGTTGTTTGAATCTTCTAATCGCTTACGATTTGTCTCATCGCTACGATACgatgccccgccgccgcgaaccCTCCGCCTCCGCAGCCACACGACCGCAGCGACGGTGGCGCAGGGGCTCTCCCGCCGCGCCGTGCAACCTGCCGACGGCGTGTTCCGGGAGGAGGCTGCCGGTGATCGTGACGTTCCACGGGGGCGCGTTCGCGAGGGGCGCGGCCGACAGCGACGCCATCGTGGTTTCATCGCGCTCTGGGCATCCACGGCCGCGCCGTCCCCGGCGCCATCGGCTGTTGGCCCCACcccggctgctgcggcggcggagctcctccGCCGGGTCGCGGCGCCCGGGGTCGACCCGTGCCCGGCGCTGCGTAAGCTCGCGGCGTTCCTGTctgacgacgacgtcgacgaatTCGACAAGAACGCGCTCGCGAGggccggtgggcggtggcgcggcggagacCGTGGCGTCGGTGctccggaggagggggaagggcgatgatgatgatggcggCGTGGAGGCCGTCGAGGCGGCCGTCCGGGTGCTCGCGGTGCTCGCCACGTCGGACTGCATCGAGGAGGAGAACAGGaggcgcgtcgtcgccgcgctcgccgcggggggcgccgcgccgtcggtggcggcgtcgctggcGCGCGTGATGCGGAGCGGGAGCGGGCTCGAGGCCCGCGTCGACGCGGCGAGGCTGGTGGAGTCGCTGCTCCGGGACAGCGGCGAGGATGATGAAGTGCGGCGGGatgggcggcgcggaggcggcggtgtccGTGCTGTGGGCGGTGTGCCACCGGTACAGGGACCGGCGCGCGGCGTCCAAGGGCGGGCTGACGAAGCTGCTCCTGCTGATGCAGAGcgggtgctcgccggcggcgaggcagatGGCCTCGGAGCTCCTTAAGATGTTCAAGGTGAACGCCAAGAGCTGCCTCGCCGGCCATCCTGCACCGAGACCTcttcaacggcggcggcggcggcggaacgcGTGTGCGGGCATGGAGCACGCGCACGGCGAGGACACCCgagcgccacgccacgccgtgTCGTCTCGTCTGAGCTtgctgctgccgtcgccggtctggatgaggcggcggaggcggagacgtgCACCACAAGACAAGACTGGGCCCCCACATTACTGGTGGGCCCTGACCGGACAACCAGACCAAATTCCGCCACCTCCGCTTCCGTCGCTTCTAGAAGCCGACGGTTATTTATACCCCCGGCTCTTTCTTCattcctcgcctcgcctcgcctcgcctggcctgAGCCCCAAGCCCCCAACCTCAATCGCACCGGCGACCGGAGCTCGCTCCAcccccaccccgccgccgccggcaagagGGTGGCGCTCTGCTGCGACGTGCAGAGTCCAGCTGCCGACAACACGGCCGCGCGCTCGCTCCGGGAGGGCAGGGAGGCAAGGCAAAGAGGCCAAGAACACGCTCAAAAATCAAGAACGCGTGACATCGATCTGCGCATggcgacgccaccgccaccagctGTTCAAAAGATCAAGGTGGACTAGGTGTCCATAACCTTGATATAAAAAATAGCTGCTTATTAAACAAATGGCTTTTCCAGTTGTTTAATGGTGAAGGCCTATGGCAAGACCTTTTGCGAAATAAATACTTAAAGGGTAAACCTCTTTCTGGTATGTCCAGTAAGATGGGTATTTCTCAGTTCTGGGCCGGTTTAATGAAAGTCAAAGACCAATTTCTTAGGTTTGGTtcttttagatgtggcaatgGGACAAacataagattttgggaagacacgtGGTTGGGATCGCGTGCTTTCAAAGATCAATACCCTACATTATATAATGTGGCTCGAAAAAAGCAGTATACAGTGGCAGAGGTCATGAGCACAACGCCGCTAAATATCTCTTTTAGAAAAGCTATTGTTGGCCAAAAGCTAATCGAGTGGAACGATTTGATCCTCAGGCTAGCTAATATAACTCTGTCAAATGAAAAGGACTGCTTTGTATGGTCGCTTCATAAGAATGGTCAATTTTCCGTCAAATCTATGTATGCCGCGATCATGAACTGTAATGTTTGGATAAAAAGAGAATTCTGTGGGACTTGAAAATTCTACTAAAGATCAAGGTCTTTATGTGGTTTCTTCGTAAGAAAGTAATTCTAACAAAAGATAACCTGGCTAAAAGAAAATGGGGGAGACAAACATTGTTCTTTCTGCTATGCACGAGACAATccatcatcttttctttgagtGTCATGTCGCTTAGTTTGTTTGgagatgtgttttttttgcttttaatatCTCCCCACCCCGTAACGCCAAAAACATTTTCGGTAATTGGCTTAGAGGGGTATCTAGGTCCATTAAGAAGATGATTCTAATTGGAGCTAGCGCTGTATGTTGGTTAATTTGGCGTTGTCGCaatgataaagtttttaatggtaaacaatTATCCAACCCTATGCATGTTATCTTCATGTCTTCCTACTGGCTCCACTTCTGGTCTACAATGCTATCACAGGAGGAGCAGGATACTATGCACAATGGTGTTACACTCTTAGAATTGGTAGCCAAGGGTCTCTTATTCCACTATGGGTGGCGTAGTTCCATaagaattgctagctaaaatattttatgtgtttaacgctagtcaataataaaggaGAGTTGGGAatttgtcccatcaccttatttctcattttgatttacttttatcttacctttttattactattaaatttatggctgtgtgtcttatgacagaagccggagatgtaatccatttccattatctcaAAAAGTTGGTAGCTTGACCAAGATTCACTAATTATTCTCAGAAACGACATATCAAGATTCAAATTCAGATTCAACCTCAGGGCTCAGGGTATAGAAGAAGAGAGCGAAGCTATGCCATGTCCTCGCTGATGTGGCGTAGAAGCTGTCCTCGATGGTCAATTCACAGGTTCCTTAAATTTGTCGAAGCTGTCCGAAACGTCAAACAGAACGGAACGGATGTAATATAACATATACAGTATGTGGTTGAAGGGGAAGATGACAAAAAGGAAAATGGCGAGGAGATTTTGATCAAGCACTGTGAAGTTGTTGTGTTCTCTTTTTGACAGGAAGGGGCTTGCTGTTGCTGACATGCGTCTCCTGGGTTGCCAGACAAGGAATAATTCATCGTAGTCTGCTAGCTTCAGTAGGATTTAGCTTCAATAGTTCATCCCTCCATTTTTGCAGAATCTGTCAATGTATTTCAGAACGCGACCACGCTTCCGTCTTCTGTCTTCACGAGATGGAATCGTATTCCGTTTGATTCAGAGTCCTATTCCGATCCAGAGTTTAGATGGAATTCTGTTCTGACGCAAGCACTGATGTTTGGTCGGATTCCCTCCTGCTCGGATTGGGGAGCTATAAATATAGGGGGATCAGGTCACGTTGCTTCCAAGATTGCGAGTTTCTCTTCAGAAATCACAACAGAACTAGTTCTTCCAGGATTGCAAGAGCCAAGAGCCAGGGTTTTACTGTAcaaactctgaactctgaagattTGCCAACTTTTGCAAATCCGATTCTGATCCAGAGTTTAGACGGAAATCTGCCCATGTTCTCATTTAACCACTGAAGTTGGTGAGATTTCCTCGTCCTGCTCGGGTTGGGGGAGCAGCTATAAATTCAGAGCGATCAGGTCACATTGCATCAAACATTGGAGTCTTTTCTTCAGAAATCATTCCAGTATAGCAAGACATCCACCAAGAGCCAGGCTCTTTTTAACAGGCAATATGGGCTGTACAATCTCCAAAGTTTTCCCAAGTTTTGCAGAGAATTTCTTGAAAGGGGCCAAGGCAGGAAATTCACCGGAGCTGCCGCAGGATGTGCTGATGGAGATCTcggataaatttttttttaaatttttcaaaagtgTCCGAGGACAAACCAATTCAATCGGGCCAAGATGAATCAAGGATGCACAATAAAGAAACCCACGTGTTCGACGTGCTAGGCTCGGCTCAGGGGAGGGGGTTTCACGCCGTGGCATTCCCGGCCTCAGTATATAAGATGGTGCAATGTGTGTTCAGTAAGAGAGGTGGGACTAAAAGGAGAGCTTACTAGCTCAGTGACTGCCTCGTATGGGCCTCGAAACTTGGCAAGCGAAAGGGCCGCAGCCCATACGCCACCGTGGTGGCCGTCGGGTACCTGCTCACCCCGGCGCTGAGGTGCAACGCATGTAaaataataggaaaaagtacaccgaaggtccctcaacttgacATCAAGTTACAAAaacgtcctcaaaccgcaaaaccagatatccggtgccccttaactaatcaaaaccagtCACTTTAGGTCCTCcggtggttttgactccggttttatcctacgtggcagcgAGTCACCGTAGGACCCACgcaggccccacatgtcaggtgtccacgtcagcacctctctctttcccctcttctctttctttgtttctcCTCTCGTGCCAGATCTCACCGAGAACGTGGTCGGCACCCTGGGTGCGGCGCgttctcgccgccggtgagggcaCTGGTGCAGCTGCTCTACACGGTGCGCCACGTGTTCGTCGTCGTGGACTGGGTGTACATTTGATGGCACGAACATCACTGGGAGGATCATGAACATCACCAAGGAAATCCACCCGCCATGACGCACCTGCGTGAGGACGGCGGCAAAGGACATCCCGAGAGGAAGCGCGAGATCACCCGGCAGCTGGCTCTAGCGGAGCGGGAGGCGACACCCAACCACACGCTGCGGCGGGTCATCCAGGCAGGGTGCGCCACGCACGCCTTCGAGCGGTTCCCCACCCCGTGTGCGCCTGTCGACTCTTGCCGCGTCACCGCGCTCGTTGACGAGGGGACAACGATGCTCGGCGGCAGTGGCAGGCAGCGGCAGCTCACCGCGCTCCGGGAGATCAAGGCCATCACCACCGAGAGCGACTGCAACAAGCGCTACGTCGAGGCCACTCCCGGTGCCGTCGAGTTCCTCGTCTCCGTCGTCGTCcagagccacgccgccgcctccacctacATGTCGGCCAGGTCGGACGATGACCTGCTCGACTCGGTGATCGATTCCCCCATCtcgacgagctcgccggaggaggaggccctggGCGTGCTCTACTCCCTCAAGCCGTTCGAGCCCACCCTGCGCTGTATCCTCGGCAAGGACAATGGCGGCTTCCTCGACACCCTCGCCTCCGTCCTCCTACTGAAGGCGATGATGTCAGCGATGCCGCCGGAGAGGCTAGGCTGTCGGCCCAGCCGTCGTAGCATCCGGAGCCGGACCCCCTTACGCTGCCGATGGCGAGCGTTCCTCGAAGAAGCAGGTGAGCCGGACGACAAGGCATCCGCGGctgtagccgccgccggcgaggagtaGGAGGATGACGCTGCTGTGTCCATCTCGCGGCAGCGACTGGCACGTGAGATTTGGGGGAGAAGACCCTGTGATCTGGCATGCTAGCTGTGGCCACGCCGTTCGGGTGGTCCGGCGTCCTGCCGCCGCAGGCGCTCGGCCACCGGCACGCCGTCCTCCAtagtcatcgtcgccgccgaacCCGCGGATGCTCCGGGAAGTCAGCTACTTCTTGGGCTCCGTCTCGGCGGCTCGCCGAGACAGCTCGCCTCGTCCCTTGAGCGAACCGGCAGTAGTAGCAGCAACATAGCCACGACGCCAAGAACCACCAAATCCCCCGCCGCTACGACGGAGACGACCACCACGACGCCGTGTCCAGCGTCTTCTCCGTGGACGCTGgctcatggccgccgcctcctcgtccaaCTCTTTATGCTCGAGGCGGCGCG
The nucleotide sequence above comes from Oryza glaberrima chromosome 11, OglaRS2, whole genome shotgun sequence. Encoded proteins:
- the LOC127755790 gene encoding E3 ubiquitin-protein ligase PUB22-like; the protein is MTHLREDGGKGHPERKREITRQLALAEREATPNHTLRRVIQAGCATHAFERFPTPCAPVDSCRVTALVDEGTTMLGGSGRQRQLTALREIKAITTESDCNKRYVEATPGAVEFLVSVVVQSHAAASTYMSARSDDDLLDSVIDSPISTSSPEEEALGVLYSLKPFEPTLRCILGKDNGGFLDTLASVLLLKAMMSAMPPERLGCRPSRRSIRSRTPLRCRWRAFLEEAGEPDDKASAAVAAAGEE